In Egicoccus sp. AB-alg2, the following are encoded in one genomic region:
- a CDS encoding P1 family peptidase — MALGVAGVRVGTWTSPDGVSGCTVVLPPAGTIGALAVRGAAPGTREAAALGPSGKVTVCHGVVLSGGSAFGLASADGVMRWLEERDIGYRLRTGVVVPIVGAAIVLDESVMVRSARPGPDQGYAACAAAVTDDPPEGGVGVGAGCTVAKVAGLEHAWRGGQGVAVRSAAGVTVGALVANNAVGEVVGDDGRWIARARVPADAPRWPTDGRLLGARDDEPPGGDDGPEGVPTGAGQAGGPSGNTVLGCVVTDARLTKRDAHRVADLGHSGLARALRPAHTESDGDALFCLATGEVTASVDLVAHLAAEAVAEAVRRGPLLAAGRRGLPGLADGH; from the coding sequence ATGGCGCTGGGTGTGGCGGGCGTCCGTGTCGGCACGTGGACCTCACCCGACGGCGTGTCGGGCTGCACGGTCGTGCTGCCGCCGGCGGGCACGATCGGTGCGCTGGCGGTCCGCGGAGCGGCGCCCGGCACCCGTGAGGCCGCCGCGCTCGGACCGTCGGGCAAGGTGACCGTCTGCCACGGGGTCGTGCTCAGCGGCGGGTCGGCGTTCGGGCTGGCCAGCGCCGACGGCGTGATGCGCTGGCTCGAGGAGCGCGACATCGGCTACCGGCTGCGTACCGGCGTCGTGGTGCCGATCGTCGGGGCCGCGATCGTGCTGGACGAGTCGGTTATGGTCCGCTCCGCGCGGCCGGGGCCGGACCAGGGCTACGCCGCCTGCGCGGCCGCGGTGACCGACGACCCGCCGGAGGGTGGCGTGGGCGTCGGGGCGGGGTGCACGGTCGCGAAGGTCGCCGGGCTCGAGCACGCCTGGCGCGGCGGGCAGGGCGTCGCGGTGCGGTCGGCCGCCGGCGTGACGGTCGGGGCCCTGGTGGCCAACAACGCCGTCGGCGAGGTGGTCGGCGACGACGGTCGCTGGATCGCCCGGGCGCGGGTGCCCGCCGACGCCCCGCGCTGGCCGACCGACGGGCGGCTATTGGGCGCGCGTGACGACGAACCGCCCGGCGGCGACGACGGCCCGGAGGGCGTCCCCACCGGCGCCGGCCAGGCCGGCGGCCCCAGCGGCAACACGGTGCTCGGCTGCGTCGTCACCGACGCCCGCCTGACCAAGCGCGACGCCCACCGGGTCGCCGACCTCGGCCACTCCGGGCTGGCCCGTGCCCTGCGGCCGGCCCACACGGAGTCGGACGGCGACGCGCTGTTCTGCCTCGCCACCGGCGAGGTCACCGCCAGCGTCGACCTGGTCGCCCACCTCGCCGCCGAGGCGGTCGCCGAGGCGGTGCGCCGCGGTCCGCTCCTGGCGGCCGGCCGTCGTGGCCTTCCGGGTCTCGCCGACGGCCACTGA
- the alr gene encoding alanine racemase, with protein sequence MIRPTRIEVDAAAICHNAARLRELSGAEVCAVVKADGYGHGAVEVARAALAGGATWLAVALVEEGLALRAAGVDAPVLVLAEPPVAAAATMVAQALTPTVYRPPLLAALDALGRERGEPVAVHLKVDTGMGRVGVPEPDWDAVLRQAVAAEGVRVEGVFTHLARADEPDQDTTRQQLAGFDRFLARAARAGLPAPKWRHTANSAGTLLHADARYDLVRPGIALYGLSPAQDVDAAAFGLRPALRLVTEVSFAKRVTAGTSVSYGHRWSAPADGWLATLPLGYADGVPRALTNFGEALIHGRRRPFAGTVCMDQILVWCGDDPVEVGDEVVLLGRQGDQRVRVEEWAAHADTITYEIVTQLTARLPRTPAGQR encoded by the coding sequence ATGATCCGGCCGACCCGCATCGAGGTGGACGCGGCCGCCATCTGCCACAACGCGGCCCGGCTGCGCGAACTGTCTGGCGCCGAGGTGTGCGCCGTGGTCAAGGCCGACGGCTACGGCCACGGGGCGGTGGAGGTGGCCCGCGCGGCGCTGGCCGGGGGCGCGACCTGGCTCGCGGTCGCGCTGGTCGAGGAGGGCCTGGCCCTGCGGGCGGCCGGGGTCGACGCGCCCGTGCTGGTGCTCGCCGAACCGCCCGTGGCGGCCGCCGCCACGATGGTCGCGCAGGCGCTGACGCCGACCGTCTACCGGCCGCCGCTGCTGGCGGCCCTGGACGCGCTCGGGCGCGAGCGCGGCGAGCCGGTCGCCGTCCATCTCAAGGTCGACACCGGCATGGGCCGGGTTGGCGTGCCCGAGCCCGACTGGGACGCCGTGCTGCGCCAGGCCGTCGCGGCCGAGGGGGTGCGCGTCGAGGGGGTCTTCACCCACCTCGCCCGCGCCGACGAGCCCGATCAGGACACGACCCGGCAGCAGCTGGCGGGCTTCGACCGGTTCCTCGCCCGTGCGGCCCGGGCGGGCCTGCCGGCGCCGAAGTGGCGGCACACCGCCAACAGCGCCGGCACGCTGCTGCACGCCGACGCCCGCTACGACCTGGTGCGCCCCGGCATCGCGCTCTACGGACTCTCGCCGGCCCAGGACGTCGACGCGGCCGCGTTCGGGTTGCGCCCCGCCCTGCGGCTGGTCACCGAGGTGTCGTTCGCCAAGCGGGTGACGGCGGGTACCTCGGTGTCCTACGGGCACCGGTGGTCCGCGCCGGCCGACGGTTGGCTCGCCACGCTGCCGCTCGGGTATGCCGACGGCGTGCCGCGAGCGCTGACCAACTTCGGCGAGGCGCTGATCCACGGCCGTCGCCGCCCCTTCGCCGGCACGGTCTGCATGGACCAGATCCTGGTCTGGTGCGGTGACGACCCGGTCGAGGTGGGCGACGAGGTGGTGCTGCTCGGCCGGCAGGGCGACCAACGGGTCCGCGTCGAGGAGTGGGCGGCCCACGCGGACACGATCACCTACGAGATCGTGACCCAGCTCACGGCACGGCTGCCGCGCACACCGGCAGGCCAGCGCTAG